One Monomorium pharaonis isolate MP-MQ-018 chromosome 4, ASM1337386v2, whole genome shotgun sequence DNA segment encodes these proteins:
- the LOC118645202 gene encoding uncharacterized protein LOC118645202, with amino-acid sequence MTTPVSIGSSSRSQSQSLASVDVSTNELLLKLLEQHRASDAKFSAFIEEQRRTNQEINAKLNQLNVIAGNVERNSQRITSLEQSCATIARDVGDLKSHQRSSELDSHSRTHNMLIISGVPSTLSITPLTLVRNVFTKLGIPELSCHILEIRTIARESGRTVSHDRPLPISTSVSLFVTLASVVVRDIVISRKRARRVLVQSEVCENDSGGNIYVNDLLPKNIYELLKQTKHTAKKKSYHYVWVSRGRINVRRSDGEPVIRVDSVADLDKLA; translated from the coding sequence ATGACCACCCCTGTGAGTATCGGTTCTTCGTCGCGGTCGCAGTCGCAGTCACTGGCTAGTGTTGATGTCTCAACCAATGAACTTTTGCTGAAGTTGCTTGAACAACACAGGGCGTCTGACGCCAAATTCTCTGCTTTTATCGAGGAACAGCGACGCACTAATCAGGAGATTAACGCTAAGctaaatcaattaaatgttattgctGGAAATGTGGAGAGAAATAGTCAGCGTATCACTTCGTTGGAGCAAAGCTGTGCTACCATTGCGCGTGACGTGGGTGACTTAAAGAGTCATCAGAGATCGTCTGAATTAGACTCGCATAGCCGAACACACAATATGCTTATCATATCTGGCGTGCCATCCACGTTGTCTATTACCCCTTTGACTCTTGTTCGCAATGTGTTTACGAAGCTTGGTATCCCTGAACTGTCGTGCCATATTTTGGAGATTAGGACCATTGCTCGTGAATCAGGTCGCACAGTGTCTCATGATCGTCCTTTGCCGATCTCTACCTCCGTTTCACTCTTTGTCACTCTAGCTTCTGTTGTTGTTCGTGATATCGTTATCTCGAGGAAGCGTGCGCGTCGTGTGCTAGTGCAAAGTGAGGTTTGCGAGAACGATTCAGGCGGAAATATTTACGTGAATGATCTGCTTCCCAAAAACATATATGAACTGCTGAAGCAAACAAAGCATACGGCCAAGAAGAAATCATATCATTATGTATGGGTCAGCAGGGGTCGTATTAACGTCAGACGCTCGGATGGCGAACCTGTGATTCGAGTAGACTCGGTGGCTGACCTTGATAAGTTGGCTTGA